Proteins encoded by one window of Ursus arctos isolate Adak ecotype North America unplaced genomic scaffold, UrsArc2.0 scaffold_22, whole genome shotgun sequence:
- the USP2 gene encoding ubiquitin carboxyl-terminal hydrolase 2 isoform X1, with protein sequence MSQLSSTLKRYTESARYTDVPYAKSGYGTYTPSSYGANLAASFLEKEKLGFKPGPPTSFLTRPRTYGPSSILDYDRGRPLLRPDIIGGSKRAESQTRGPERPSGSGLSGGSGFPYGVTNNSLSYLPVPARDQGGTLTQKKSNSQSDLARDFSSLRTSDSYRIDPGSLGRSPMLARTRKELCALQGLYQAASRSEYLADYLENYGRKGSAPQMPTQAPPSRVPEVLSPTYRPSGRYTLWEKNKVQAPGSSRSSSPGRDTMNSKSAQGLAGLRNLGNTCFMNSILQCLSNTRELRDYCLQRLYMRDLSHSSNVHTALMEEFAKLIQTIWTSSPNDVVSPSEFKTQIQRYAPRFVGYNQQDAQEFLRFLLDGLHNEVNRVTVRPKSNPENLDHLPDDEKGRQMWRKYLEREDSRIGDLFVGQLKSSLTCTDCGYCSTVFDPFWDLSLPIAKRGYPEVTLMDCMRLFTKEDVLDGDEKPTCCRCRARKRCIKKFSIQRFPKILVLHLKRFSESRIRTSKLTTFVNFPLRDLDLREFASENTNHAVYNLYAVSNHSGTTMGGHYTAYCRSPVTGEWHTFNDSSVTPMSSSQVRTSDAYLLFYELASPPSRM encoded by the exons ATGTCCCAGCTCTCCTCCACCCTGAAGCGCTACACAGAATCAGCCCGCTACACAGATGTGCCTTATGCCAAATCGGGCTATGGCACCTACACCCCCTCTTCCTACGGGGCCAACCTGGCTGCCTCCTTCCTGGAGAAAGAGAAGCTTGGTTTTAAGCCAGGCCCCCCAACCAGCTTCCTCACCCGTCCCCGTACCTACGGTCCCTCCTCCATCCTGGACTATGACAGGGGCCGCCCCTTGCTGAGACCCGACATCATCGGGGGCAGTAAGCGGGCCGAGAGCCAGACTCGGGGCCCTGAGCGGCCTTCAGGGAGTGGACTCAGCGGGGGCAGTGGATTCCCTTATGGAGTGACCAACAACTCCCTCAGCTACCTGCCTGTGCCTGCCCGCGACCAGGGTGGAACCCTGACCCAAAAGAAGTCCAACAGTCAATCAGACCTGGCGCGGGATTTCTCCAGCCTCCGGACCTCAGATAGCTACCGGATAGACCCTGGGAGCCTGGGCCGCAGCCCCATGCTGGCCCGCACGCGCAAGGAGCTATGCGCCCTGCAGGGGCTCTATCAGGCAGCCAGCCGCTCGGAGTACCTGGCCGACTACCTGGAAAACTATGGTCGAAAGGGCAGTGCACCTCAGATgcccacccaggcccctccctcaCGGGTCCCTGAAGTCCTCAGCCCCACCTACCGACCCAGTGGCCGTTACACTCTGTGGGAGAAGAACAAGGTCCAGGCCCCTGGGTCCAGCCGCTCCAGCTCCCCAGGGCGAGACACCATG AATTCTAAGAGCGCCCAGGGTCTGGCTGGTCTTCGAAACCTTGGGAACACG TGCTTCATGAACTCCATTCTGCAGTGCCTGAGCAACACGCGGGAGCTGAGGGATTACTGCCTCCAGAGGCTCTACATGCGggacctcagccacagcagcaATGTACACACGGCCCTCATGGAAG AGTTCGCAAAACTAATCCAGACCATATGGACTTCATCCCCCAATGATGTGGTGAGCCCCTCTGAGTTCAAGACCCAGATCCAGAGATATGCGCCACGCTTCGTTGGCTATAA TCAGCAAGATGCTCAGGAGTTTCTTCGCTTTCTTCTGGATGGGCTCCACAACGAGGTGAACCGAGTGACGGTGAGGCCCAAGTCCAACCCTGAGAACCTTGATCACCTTCC TGATGATGAAAAAGGACGACAGATGTGGAGGAAATATCTAGAACGGGAAGATAGTCGGATTGGGG ATCTCTTCGTTGGGCAGCTAAAGAGCTCCCTGACGTGTACTGACTGTGGTTACTGCTCTACAGTCTTTGATCCCTTCTGGGACCTCTCACTGCCCATCGCTAAG CGAGGTTATCCTGAGGTAACTTTAATGGACTGCATGAGGCTCTTCACCAAAGAGGATGTGCTTGATGGAGATGAAAAGCCG ACATGCTGTCGCTGCCGAGCCAGAAAACGATGTATAAAGAAGTTCTCCATCCAGAGGTTCCCAAAGATCTTGGTGCTCC ATCTGAAGCGGTTCTCAGAATCCAGGATACGAACCAGCAAGCTCACAACTTTTGTGAATTTCCCATTAAGAGACCTGGACTTGAGAGAATTTGCCTCAGAAAACACCA ACCACGCTGTTTACAACCTGTACGCTGTGTCCAATCACTCTGGAACCACCATGGGCGGCCATTACACAGCCTACTGCCGGAGCCCAGTGACAGGCGAATGGCACACTTTCAATGACTCCAG CGTCACACCCATGTCCTCCAGCCAAGTGCGCACCAGCGACGCCTATCTGCTCTTCTACGAATTGGCCAGTCCACCCTCCCGCATGTAG
- the USP2 gene encoding ubiquitin carboxyl-terminal hydrolase 2 isoform X3 yields the protein MCKSLCASAFVPPRRARNFHGVRQMPGSPRKSGTNSKSAQGLAGLRNLGNTCFMNSILQCLSNTRELRDYCLQRLYMRDLSHSSNVHTALMEEFAKLIQTIWTSSPNDVVSPSEFKTQIQRYAPRFVGYNQQDAQEFLRFLLDGLHNEVNRVTVRPKSNPENLDHLPDDEKGRQMWRKYLEREDSRIGDLFVGQLKSSLTCTDCGYCSTVFDPFWDLSLPIAKRGYPEVTLMDCMRLFTKEDVLDGDEKPTCCRCRARKRCIKKFSIQRFPKILVLHLKRFSESRIRTSKLTTFVNFPLRDLDLREFASENTNHAVYNLYAVSNHSGTTMGGHYTAYCRSPVTGEWHTFNDSSVTPMSSSQVRTSDAYLLFYELASPPSRM from the exons ATGTGCAAAAGTTTGTGCGCAAGTGCATTTGTCCCCCCGAGGAGAGCACGGAACTTTCACGGGGTGCGCCAAATGCCTGGCAGCCCCCGGAAGTCAGGAACT AATTCTAAGAGCGCCCAGGGTCTGGCTGGTCTTCGAAACCTTGGGAACACG TGCTTCATGAACTCCATTCTGCAGTGCCTGAGCAACACGCGGGAGCTGAGGGATTACTGCCTCCAGAGGCTCTACATGCGggacctcagccacagcagcaATGTACACACGGCCCTCATGGAAG AGTTCGCAAAACTAATCCAGACCATATGGACTTCATCCCCCAATGATGTGGTGAGCCCCTCTGAGTTCAAGACCCAGATCCAGAGATATGCGCCACGCTTCGTTGGCTATAA TCAGCAAGATGCTCAGGAGTTTCTTCGCTTTCTTCTGGATGGGCTCCACAACGAGGTGAACCGAGTGACGGTGAGGCCCAAGTCCAACCCTGAGAACCTTGATCACCTTCC TGATGATGAAAAAGGACGACAGATGTGGAGGAAATATCTAGAACGGGAAGATAGTCGGATTGGGG ATCTCTTCGTTGGGCAGCTAAAGAGCTCCCTGACGTGTACTGACTGTGGTTACTGCTCTACAGTCTTTGATCCCTTCTGGGACCTCTCACTGCCCATCGCTAAG CGAGGTTATCCTGAGGTAACTTTAATGGACTGCATGAGGCTCTTCACCAAAGAGGATGTGCTTGATGGAGATGAAAAGCCG ACATGCTGTCGCTGCCGAGCCAGAAAACGATGTATAAAGAAGTTCTCCATCCAGAGGTTCCCAAAGATCTTGGTGCTCC ATCTGAAGCGGTTCTCAGAATCCAGGATACGAACCAGCAAGCTCACAACTTTTGTGAATTTCCCATTAAGAGACCTGGACTTGAGAGAATTTGCCTCAGAAAACACCA ACCACGCTGTTTACAACCTGTACGCTGTGTCCAATCACTCTGGAACCACCATGGGCGGCCATTACACAGCCTACTGCCGGAGCCCAGTGACAGGCGAATGGCACACTTTCAATGACTCCAG CGTCACACCCATGTCCTCCAGCCAAGTGCGCACCAGCGACGCCTATCTGCTCTTCTACGAATTGGCCAGTCCACCCTCCCGCATGTAG
- the USP2 gene encoding ubiquitin carboxyl-terminal hydrolase 2 isoform X2, with translation MRTSYTVTLPEEPPASPFPALAKELRPRSPLSPSLLLSTFVGLLLNKAKNSKSAQGLAGLRNLGNTCFMNSILQCLSNTRELRDYCLQRLYMRDLSHSSNVHTALMEEFAKLIQTIWTSSPNDVVSPSEFKTQIQRYAPRFVGYNQQDAQEFLRFLLDGLHNEVNRVTVRPKSNPENLDHLPDDEKGRQMWRKYLEREDSRIGDLFVGQLKSSLTCTDCGYCSTVFDPFWDLSLPIAKRGYPEVTLMDCMRLFTKEDVLDGDEKPTCCRCRARKRCIKKFSIQRFPKILVLHLKRFSESRIRTSKLTTFVNFPLRDLDLREFASENTNHAVYNLYAVSNHSGTTMGGHYTAYCRSPVTGEWHTFNDSSVTPMSSSQVRTSDAYLLFYELASPPSRM, from the exons ATGCGCACCTCGTACACCGTGACCCTGCCCGaggagcccccggcctccccctTCCCCGCCCTCGCCAAGGAGCTGCGGCCGCGCTCCccgctctccccctccctgctgctctccacCTTCGTGGGGCTCCTGCTCAACAAAGCCAAG AATTCTAAGAGCGCCCAGGGTCTGGCTGGTCTTCGAAACCTTGGGAACACG TGCTTCATGAACTCCATTCTGCAGTGCCTGAGCAACACGCGGGAGCTGAGGGATTACTGCCTCCAGAGGCTCTACATGCGggacctcagccacagcagcaATGTACACACGGCCCTCATGGAAG AGTTCGCAAAACTAATCCAGACCATATGGACTTCATCCCCCAATGATGTGGTGAGCCCCTCTGAGTTCAAGACCCAGATCCAGAGATATGCGCCACGCTTCGTTGGCTATAA TCAGCAAGATGCTCAGGAGTTTCTTCGCTTTCTTCTGGATGGGCTCCACAACGAGGTGAACCGAGTGACGGTGAGGCCCAAGTCCAACCCTGAGAACCTTGATCACCTTCC TGATGATGAAAAAGGACGACAGATGTGGAGGAAATATCTAGAACGGGAAGATAGTCGGATTGGGG ATCTCTTCGTTGGGCAGCTAAAGAGCTCCCTGACGTGTACTGACTGTGGTTACTGCTCTACAGTCTTTGATCCCTTCTGGGACCTCTCACTGCCCATCGCTAAG CGAGGTTATCCTGAGGTAACTTTAATGGACTGCATGAGGCTCTTCACCAAAGAGGATGTGCTTGATGGAGATGAAAAGCCG ACATGCTGTCGCTGCCGAGCCAGAAAACGATGTATAAAGAAGTTCTCCATCCAGAGGTTCCCAAAGATCTTGGTGCTCC ATCTGAAGCGGTTCTCAGAATCCAGGATACGAACCAGCAAGCTCACAACTTTTGTGAATTTCCCATTAAGAGACCTGGACTTGAGAGAATTTGCCTCAGAAAACACCA ACCACGCTGTTTACAACCTGTACGCTGTGTCCAATCACTCTGGAACCACCATGGGCGGCCATTACACAGCCTACTGCCGGAGCCCAGTGACAGGCGAATGGCACACTTTCAATGACTCCAG CGTCACACCCATGTCCTCCAGCCAAGTGCGCACCAGCGACGCCTATCTGCTCTTCTACGAATTGGCCAGTCCACCCTCCCGCATGTAG